CAATCAATTATCAATTGGCACAAAGAGTGCACAGCCGTCAAGGTCTGGTTGTCGTGCGACGCCAATATTTATTTTGTTATTTTTTCCCACAGACGGCCCTCTTCTCCGCTGGAatcgcagcaacagcccagaggaaaccaacaacactaAACCCGGGACTTTGGCGCATTGCTCACGCCGCCCCGCAACGTCAGAGAGCTCACTTGCGCGTGATGCGACGACTCGTCTCATAAGACGCGTCTTCCCTTGACTGGGGGCCCCGCCGTTAGACCCGACAATGCGGCACCCGACCCGGGATGGTCTTGCCTGGGACGACAATGGTCTCGGCCCGGTCGCGAGGTGGACCAGACAACCCGACATCGAAGCCGTCGAGCGTGTATGTCGCCGcgccctcaacatcaaccacactgTCGACTGCAACGTCCACCTGCATGCCAATGGCGAGTTTAGCAAACTTTATGCCGTCGACAGCATCCGCGGCAAGCACATCATccgcatctccctccccgtcgaCCCCGGGAACAAGACCCTCGGCGAAGTCTTCACTCTGCGACTGGTGCATCGCATGACCGACATTCCCGTGCCCAAAGTCATTGCATGGGATGAGACTGTCAACAATGAGCTTGGATTCGAATGGCTcctgatggagatgatgccCGGCAAGCTAGCTTACTATCGCTGGCGCAAGATGACTGACACCCAGAAAGAGATACTTACCAAGCGCGTGGCAGAGTTCCATACCCAGCTGCTCCGCTGCGGCAATCTGGGTCAGGGTTTCAGATCGATTGGAACGCTGGGAACGGGCCCGAATGCCGACTACAACACCGCAGTCACACCCTCGCCTGGCCCCATTGTTGACagcgtcttcttctctggGCCACGCTCCAGTTACCCTGTCGCCCGTGGCCCCTTTGAATCCAGTCATGACTGGCTTCGAGCCTATCTTGACCTCATCATCACGGAGCACACAAATGCTCTTGCCAAAGCCAAGACTGATGACGACAAGGAACATGCCGAAATGGTGCTCCGGCTGGCTCGCAAACTGCTAAGAATGGTTCATAAGATATTCCCTTCCTTGGTTTTCCCGCCAGAGCATACCGTGCTTTGGCACGACGATCTCTCGTTGAAGAACCTTCTTGTAGACGACAATGGCCGCATAACAGGTGCGATTGGATGGTATGTATTATTTCCCTATCACCGCTCGTTTGTGTCAACATGCTGACCGTTACTAGGGAATGTGTATCCACCATGCCACGCTGGATGGCTTGTCAGGTGCCTGCATTCCTTCGAGGCGCAAGCCGGAAGCAGAAGCCCAGCAGGGACAGTTATACAAATCTGGCTCCGCGCCCGTCAGCTTCTTCCACTTCTGATGAAGACCACTTGGACAATGAAGGAAAGACGGAGCTTTATTGGATCCACCTGATGGAGTATGATCAGACCCGGCTGCGCGAGGTTTATCAATCTCGAATGACACAGCTCTTGGGACCTGAGTGGGAGAAGGATGTCGACGAAGCCCGGCTCAAGGTTGACTTTCTTGGAGCAGTGTCTCGATGCGGCACCCAGTTTTATCCTGTCAGAGTAGAACAGTGGGTTGATGCCATAGATCGCAAGGAGTTCATCTCGTTGATGCAAGTCTTGCGTACGGGcatcaaaaaagaaaagcgaCCCGCGACGCCTAGCGGCAATGCCGCCCCAAGCAAAGTGCACTACGAGaggccagccagcagcacGCCCAGCAGAGTTCAACAAGAGATTCAAAGACACGAAAGGATGCATCTTGCTGGATCAGGAAACCCCACCGCTTCGGTTATTTTCAGGACCGGGAGCCCTACCAAAACAGCCGCGATGACAGGCAGCTGGACTCCATCTAGACCCAGTTCTGTCAACAGCCACCGTCCCACAACATCATGGAGAGGCTCGGTCTCGGGCGTCTCCGGAGCGCATCTGGAAACGCCCCAGAGTCCTGTTAGCGTACATGTCCGTCGAAGGTCGTCGGACGGAATATCATTGACCAGCTTGGAACTGCCCAATCCCAAGAGCCCAGTCAACGTGCATATTCGACGCAACTCGGGGTCAACTTGTGTGtcaaccacctcgtccaTCGTTTCCGGAACGACCAATTCCTCATCGAGGCTGGGATAGTGTTACAGCAGCAAGGATATTAGGGTGAGGTGGAGAATGAACAAGCCAGTCAGTGAAGAATGAagttggggggaaggaaaCCTCGAAATGTCGGATATTTCATGAAGTTGGAGAGACGGGGAGATATTAATTGTCGGTATGAGTATATGTATATAATTTTTTCATCCTTGTCCTTTGCATGTTGGTAATTTTCAGATTCAGGGGTCAAAGGTCAACAATGCTAGCGTCGCACCCCTATCTGGTTGCTATGCTACTGCCTGCTTATCTCCGGCCCAGTACTGTCACAGGGCTCGGTACTTGGCAAGTGTCTCTGGGCATCCGAGTTTAATACGAACCTGGAAGTGGAATCACCGGTCTCACCTGCTGTTGTGGCACAGCAGTAGCTTCCCCGCACTTGTTGACGTACGCAATTCCAATTGGGGACtaacaaaacaacaactcATCCGTGTTCCAAGTTgcattcttttcttctttcttctttccatTGACCCTTTATGCCTTTGCTGCTAGAATCACGATTCGACATACAGACATAGAGACCAAAAGATGGAACACGGCATTTTCCCCGACCGGTTTGGGAAGTTCTCCCCGAGTTTCTTCTCCCAGGCCCAACGCCGCCGTGAACAGCCACAGCACCAATCAACTGGCGCCAGCGGACACCCAGACGATTCGACAGATCGGACCACCGCCAAATTCTTCCAGCACACATCGGCTCCCCGTATCTCTTCCGACGCTGTCATTGCTGCGTCTCTCAAGCGCCAGTACCCTTCACTTCAACTGACTACCGTGCCCGTGGACAATGTCGACATTCTGGCTTATGCCTCCAGCGTCGCTGACGATGTCGCAAGTTTCCATCAGGTGGAACCGGAGTCCTCTGTATTTCCGGCCGACCTGAAATGGAACTATTACCTCCCGCCCGCCAGGCGACTGGACGGTTCCAAAGGGGGCATTGCCACGGATTTGCACTTTGGCAAGTTCCTGTATCGTTACAAGGGTGCAGAGTTCATTGTGTATCTGGCTGAATGTCGAGACGGATCGAGTTCTTATCCCCCTATCGTCAACTACTACATTCTGTCT
This genomic stretch from Podospora bellae-mahoneyi strain CBS 112042 chromosome 1 map unlocalized CBS112042p_1.2, whole genome shotgun sequence harbors:
- a CDS encoding uncharacterized protein (EggNog:ENOG503NYJZ; COG:S); protein product: MRHPTRDGLAWDDNGLGPVARWTRQPDIEAVERVCRRALNINHTVDCNVHLHANGEFSKLYAVDSIRGKHIIRISLPVDPGNKTLGEVFTLRLVHRMTDIPVPKVIAWDETVNNELGFEWLLMEMMPGKLAYYRWRKMTDTQKEILTKRVAEFHTQLLRCGNLGQGFRSIGTLGTGPNADYNTAVTPSPGPIVDSVFFSGPRSSYPVARGPFESSHDWLRAYLDLIITEHTNALAKAKTDDDKEHAEMVLRLARKLLRMVHKIFPSLVFPPEHTVLWHDDLSLKNLLVDDNGRITGAIGWECVSTMPRWMACQVPAFLRGASRKQKPSRDSYTNLAPRPSASSTSDEDHLDNEGKTELYWIHLMEYDQTRLREVYQSRMTQLLGPEWEKDVDEARLKVDFLGAVSRCGTQFYPVRVEQWVDAIDRKEFISLMQVLRTGIKKEKRPATPSGNAAPSKVHYERPASSTPSRVQQEIQRHERMHLAGSGNPTASVIFRTGSPTKTAAMTGSWTPSRPSSVNSHRPTTSWRGSVSGVSGAHLETPQSPVSVHVRRRSSDGISLTSLELPNPKSPVNVHIRRNSGSTCVSTTSSIVSGTTNSSSRLG